One genomic region from Argentina anserina chromosome 2, drPotAnse1.1, whole genome shotgun sequence encodes:
- the LOC126783755 gene encoding pathogen-related protein-like: protein MESSRVDQQDKYRSYMYGDGEKNTKWRSGAPPNYDVVNKLFEEGRTKIWPAGSWEERVQNLLKTYEMEIAHKANPEDFKSIDPKKFTFVQNGKEPLTTKDIANMGGIYNVDLQSSLPEEFQIYKAAEETAESSEKIFTTTFPRGFAIEVLEVYSGPPVIAYKFRHWSYMEGPFKGYAPTGELVQFFGIAIFTVDEQMRVVKVEFYYDPAELIGGLTKGAKIENYGGNDAVISRCPILTNTVL, encoded by the exons ATGGAATCTTCTCGTGTCGATCAGCAAGATAAGTATCGTTCTTACATGTATGGAGATGGAGAGAAGAACACAAAATGGAGATCCGGTGCCCCTCCTAACTACGATGTTGTTAACAAGCTCTTTGAAGAAGGCAGAACCAag ATATGGCCAGCTGGGTCATGGGAAGAAAGGGTTCAGAACCTATTGAAGACATACGAAATGGAGATTGCCCACAAAGCAAACCCTGAAGACTTCAAATCAATTGATCCAAAAAAGTTTACTTTCGTCCAGAatg GGAAAGAACCACTAACAACTAAGGATATTGCGAACATGGGTGGAATTTATAATGTGGATCTGCAAAGCTCCTTACCTGAGGAGTTTCAGATCTACAAAGCAGCAGAGGAAACAGCGGAATCGTCTGAAAAGATCTTCACTACTACTTTCCCTCGAGGTTTTGCAATTGAGGTCCTCGAAGTCTACTCCGGTCCGCCGGTGATAGCCTACAAGTTCAGGCACTGGTCGTACATGGAAGGTCCTTTCAAAGGGTATGCCCCTACTGGAGAATTGGTTCAATTCTTTGGCATCGCAATATTCACG GTGGATGAGCAGATGAGAGTTGTAAAGGTGGAATTCTATTACGATCCTGCAGAACTTATTGGAGGGCTGACCAAgggtgccaaaattgaaaactaCGGTGGAAATGATGCGGTCATAAGTAGGTGCCCTATCCTCACGAACACAGTGCTATAA